CGCTTTGATGGGCGATTTTGTCATCCAAAAATCCAACGGCAGCCCGATCTATAATTTCGCCACGGTGATCGACGATCATGTCATGGAAATTTCCCATGTCATCCGGGCAGCCGAACATATCTCCAACACCTTCCCGCAGGTCGTGATCTACCGCGCTTTGGCTTGGCAACTGCCGGAATTTGCTCACCTCGTGCTGCTGCTCAATCCCGATAAGACGAAAATATCCAAGCGGAAAGGCGCCGTCTACTTGGGTGAATTCGCCGAGATGGGTTATTTACCGGAAGCGATGCTGAACTTTAACGCCTTCCTGGGCTGGAATCCGGGTGGGGATGTAATGGAAGAAATCTTAAGCAAAGAAGAATTGATCCAGATGTTCAGCCTGGAGCGCTGCACAGAATCCAATGCCGTCTTTGACCAGGTCAAACTGGATTGGATGAATGGCATGTGGATTCGCCGGCTGACACCGGAAGATCTTTGCTTACGGGTTATGCCTTTTATGCAGAAAGCCGGACTGATTCAGGAAGACACGCCGGCGGCACGGGCTTATCTGACCAAACTGATCCATTTGATTCACGAACGTTTGCCGCGTCTGGATGCCGCGCCGGCCAGTCTCGCCTATTTCTATCAGGATTGGACAGAAGATGAGGTTGCGCTCGATCTGTTTAGTTCCAAACGGCAAACCCCGCAGCAAATCGCAGCCATGCTGCAGGACGCTCTGCTACTGCTGAAAACCACGGAATTTTCAGCCGAAGCCATGGAAGCGGTCATGAATGAAAAATGCGAGGCAATCGGCTGGAAAAAAGGCGACTTCTTTATGCCTTTGCGCGTTGCTTTTACCAACCGCAAGGTATCGCCGCCGCTCTTCCCCACCATGGAACTCATCGGCCGTGACCGCGTCATAGCCCGTATGGAGAAAGCCATCGCCGCTTTGCAGAAATAGAACCACCGGCATTGAAAAGGCTGTTCTTTCCAGATGGCAATCATCTGAGAACAGCCTTTTCAAGAATTCCGATCCTGAAATAAACTTTTGCTGCAGACCTGGCTGCGGTTTTATTTTTTTAGATCAAACGGAGGACCGGCTATGTTCAACTGGTTTCAATTTCTCACCTATGCTTTGATTACCGCTTTCACACCGGGACCGAATAACATCATGTCGATGTCCAATGCCGGTCGGGTTGGCTTTCGTAAGAGCATCCTTTTCAATTTTGGCATCTGGGTTGGTTTTTCTGTGGTGATGCTGCTCTGCACTGCCTTTGCCAGCCTGCTCTCCACTTATCTGCCGGTCATCAAGCTGCCGATGCTGCTGCTGGGCGCCGCTTATATGTTGTATCTCGCCTGGAGCACCTACCGGAGTTCCTCCCGCATCGAAGAAAATCCGACAGCCGGCAGCTTTTGGTCCGGCTTACTGCTGCAGTTCATCAATCCCAAAATCTATCTTTACGGCATTATATCGATGGAAGCCTATATCCTGCCTTTCTATCACAGCCAACTGCTGATACTGTTTGGCTTTGCCTTACTGCTCGCCTTCATTGGTTTTTGCTTCACGCTGCTCTGGGCGGGTTTCGGTTCGGTTTTTCGCAGCCTGTTCTCGCAGCACGCCAAAATTGTTAATCCCCTTCTGGCGCTGATGCTGGTTTACTGCGCCGTCTCTTTATTTTTTGAGTAAATTGCAAAGAGAAAGCCTCTGCAGCGCATGGCTTCAGGAGCTTTCTCTTTCTTATTAATGATTATACATGATTCGTTTCGGCAAAATGCTGCATGATCTTCCGCCAAACAATTTGGGTTTCCTGAAACTCCCGATAATGTTTCTGAACATTTTTATCGTATTTATCCAATTCAGTTAAAATATTGCCGAACTCAGGATTGCCGAAATGCGCGCACACGCCAGGTAAAACCGTTTGCAGCTGCCGCCGCATCTCGGCAATTTTCTCCGTATAGTGCTCCGGCATGGTCAGGTAAAGCAGCAAGGGTTTATAGCGAATCCAACCGATGCAAGCTTTGTAAAAGCGGTCGATAATTTGCGGATTAGTTGCCGTGATGAACTTGAGTTTGAGCGGTAAAACGCCATCCAGCAAATGGTGGTAGGTCGAAAACCCATCGTGGAATGTATAACATGGTACTTTCAGTACTTTACGATCAGCCAGACAGGTGCCTAAAAAAGTATCTTCTCCTCTCGCTCCCGGGGGATTGTAAAAAGGATAAACCCGTGTCGGGTCTTTCAGATTGATGCCAAGATTCGAACCGGAGATAAACTTCGCATGGTTCACCTCGGCAACTTCGAAAGGCAAAGAATTGGTTAAGACGGCGGTATCCGCATAGGTCACGCCGCCGTTGTTCATAACCGATTTGATATTATCCCAATTTAAAATATCATTGCTGATGGCTTCGATCAGGGTGCGAAAATCCGCCTCCGTCAATTGTTCGCTGTATTCCATGTAGGGAATTGGAGAAATATAGCCGCAATGATATCCATGCGTCAGATCGGCTTGGCCGATATTGGCGATGTGCTCCGCCAATACGGCTTGCCCGCCCCATACGGCATGGTCATGTGTATTGGTCACGGCAATGGGGTATTCATCATCATCCAGAAAAATCAAATAATCCATACCGTGCTTGATAGCACTGTAAAGCACAATGTTCCGCTGTGCCGCATAACCTTTGCCAAAAATACCGCGCGCTTCACTGCGCTGGATCAGATTCTGTGTCATCATCGCTTCAATTTCCTGGTTCACTTCGTTCTTGCCAAGAAAGACAGCCCCGTCAATATATTCCGCCAATTCCGGCTGGATATTGATATAGTCTCTTTTTTTTGTTTGTTTATAAGACAGATCATAGGCCACAAAGATGCTCAAAGCGATTTTTTTGTTATCGACCAAACCGGATTCCATCCAATTATAAATCTGCGTACTCAGGACCTTTTGAAAGCTTTTTCTGCCGGTCGCAAAACCAATGCCGACTTTAAGCGCTTGATTCTTCATCACCGTTTCCCTCCTCCCAGCAGCGATCCAGCGGATTGTACCCGAAATAATCCGGTTCGGAATCAGATTGAATCGTGACGTTGTCCGAAGAACCGTCAAAAACAGTTCGCTACTATAAATTTAGTATAACAGTACAATTTATTGCTGTCAATCTTTAGCTTACTGGACTTTGCTATGCTTTCCGATCAAAAATACCGGAACATTGATACCTTACTCAATGCCCCGGTATTTGAGATGTAGCCTCTCGCTTAAATCCAGACCAGCTGCACGGCGGAACGCAGCTCGCCAACCTCGTCACCGCGGTGATTATGCAAGGTGATGCCGGCCAGCGGCTCGAGCCGCGCCATTTCTTCTTTCGTTAAAACAGCCAATTGTTTTAAGATACCAATCACGACCGGGCTCATACCCCGACTGTTGCCATCGGCAATCTTCAAAGAAACGCCCCAGCCCAATTCCGGAATCGCAAAACCATAAACGGCTTCCGCGCCGCTCTTGGCAACGATACGACCGGGAGCCGCCGACATCAGCGCCGTGCAGAGGCGGCCGCTGCCGGCAATCATCTGTGGGTTATGCATCATTGCGGTGCGAATCCGTTTGACGGCTGCCGCTCTTTTGTCGCTCATACCGCTGGGATTGGCCAGGCGAGCCCAGGCAAGAGCCATGTTATAAACCGATAAGCCGTGTACCGGCACACCGCAGCCATCGATACCGATGGGAATTTGCTCAACCGGCAGCCCGGTGAATTCACTGACCGATTGCAGCATCAGCTGCTGCACCGGGTGACGCAGTTCGGTATAATAAGCGGGATCAGCCCCCAACTGCTGGCACAACGTCAGCATCCCGGCATGTTTGCCGGAACAATTATTATGCACGGCGGTTGCCGGGATACCAGCTTCCCGCATGGCTTTCGCTCTGGGCAGATAGAGCGGCTCATGCGTGCCGCATTGCAACGCGTCAATGGAAAGTCCGATTTTTTGCAAAACTCTCTCCACCGTTTCGGTATGAATCAGTTCTCCGTTATGCGAAGCGCAGAAGACCGACATTTCTTGTTCGGTCAGGCCGAAGTGTTCCACGGCTCCGCTTTCCACCACAGGCACCGCTAAAAATGGTTTGGCGGACGAACGCCAAAAAGCAATTTTTTCTTTCGGCGCACCGGCGTAAGCAATCAGCTTGCCGCTAGCGTCGACAACCGCCACATCACCGTAATGAATACTCTCCACCAGGGGACCGCGTGTAACATGGACCAGCTCTGCGGAACGAAACATTTTGCCATCCTCCTCTTCATGATAACCTGCCGTATTGACGCATGATTTTCAGGGTTTCTTCAATTGGTAAACCGTAACGGATGTAACCGTCACAGCCGATTGTTGTTTTTGCCGCAAATAAGGCATTGATGATCGCTTCTTCGGTCGCCTCAACCGTTGCATCAAACAATCCGGTCAGAACGCGGCCGTCCTCCGCCAGACGCTGCACATTGCGGACAAGACCGGCACTCCTGTTGGGCTGACGGTTTGTTGTCGAGAACGCCACCACAAAATCACCGCTGCCGTGCGAAGCGACCGAACCGGTGCGGGACAAACCAAAAGCGCAGCGTTTGGCCACCCGGGTCAGTTGCCGGCTGGAAAGCGGCGCATCGGTAGCCAGCACCATCATAATTGAACCATCGCCGTTATGCCCGGTTTCAGGCCAGTTGATCAGCTCTTTGCCCACCGGAACACCGGCAATGATCAGGTCCTGCCTGCGGCCAAAGTTCGCCATGACCAAAACACCCACGGTAAAGCCGCCCATATTTTCCGGCAAGACGCGGGAGGAGGTGCCGATACCGCCTTTGAAGCCAAGCGCGCTCATGCCGGTACCGCCGCCGACGGCGCCCTCCGTCACCGGCCCGCTCCGGGCGTTGTTCAACGCTTCGTAAACATGCTCCTTGTGCACATGACGGCCCTGAATATCATTCAGGCTGCTGTCATTGCACTCGCCTACCAATGGATTGAGAGAGAGGATGGTAGGGTTACGCTCGATCATCCAGCTGATCAGCGCATCCGCCGCTAAACCCACATTCAGCGTGTTGGTCAATAAAATCGGTGTTTCAATCGTGCCCAGTTCCTGCACCTGGGCGATTCCCATCGCTTTGCCAAAACCGTTGATCACATGCACAACGCCGGCTACCTTATCTTCAAATAAATCGCCGGCATGCGGCAGGATTGCCGTCACACCGGTCCGGACCGGACCGATACCGGGTTTGCGCACCCCTTCGCCTGCAATCAGCGTGCAATGCCCCACCCGAACACCCGCCACATCCGTTATGGCGTTGTTGTTTCCGGTCGGTAAAAATCCGAAAGAAATCCCCACGTCACGGGCGCGGGGACGTTTGCTCACGTCCATTATTTGCAGGCCTTGACAAACTTCCCGAACAGCAGATCGAAATCTGTGAATTCAAAGAAGCATTCCGGATGCCACTGAATCGCCAGCAAGAACGGATAATTGCCGGCTTCAGCCGCTTCGATAATGCCGTCGGGAGCCTGAGCGGCGAGAATCCAGCCGGGCGCCAGCTCTTTGATGGCTTGATGATGGTAGGAATTGACTTTGATCACTGTTTTGCCCGGGAAAATCTCCGCCAATTTGGTATTGGGCATTAAATTGACAGAATGAGACGCGTGCCATCTTGGCGCTACCTGAACATGTTTGATCAAATGATCCGCTTTATATTGGCTATAGATATCCTGAATCAGCGTTCCGCCGCATGCAACATTCAGGAGTTGGCAGCCGCGGCAGATCGCCAGGATCGGCTTGCCGGTTTTCATGACGGCTGCGGCCAGTTTCATTTCATAAGCATCACGGGTGGGATTGATGCTGCCAATGCCCGGCACCGGTTCCTCGCCAAAGAAGGCAGGATCCAGATCGGGGCCGCCGGTGAATACAAAACCATCCAGCCTTTTCGCCAGCGCATCCACATCGTCTTGATTGGCATAGCTGATCAGGACAGGAATTCCGCCCGCTTTGGATATCGATTTGACATACGTTTGGCTAACGCTGTAGATGAATGTACTTTCATCATAATTCATTGTCACGCCAATCAGTGGTTTTTTCATGCAATAGTCCTCCTCTGTGATTGAGATTTTCACAACCTCATTTTCTTTGCTAGAATACGCTTTACCTGAGTTTAATTCCTTCTTTTTGTTCGATGCAGCCGGCTGGCAAATAAAAAGCCGTTTCTTTCTACAGAAACGGTTTTTTGCTCAATCTTTGATTCCGGCTTGCTTGCCGCTAGGGAAGATATTCCCGATAAAAACGCGGTACCCTTTTGCTGACACAAGCCATCAGCTCATGAGGAATGGCGCCAACCTCTTCCGACACCGATAAAGCATTGCGGTCCGGATCGGCCTGACCGAAAATGACGGCTTCATCCCCTGCCCGCACCCCGGCTACCTGCGTGACATCAATCATACATTGATCCATGCAAACCCGCCCGACAATCGGGGCCAGGCTGCCGCGGATCGCAACATAACCGCAATTGCTGAAACTTCTGAGCAACCCGTCGGCATAGCCAATGGGCAGTGTGCCAATTAAGGCTTCTTGCTTTGCCTGCCAGGTCCCGTTATAACTGACCCGCGTTCCGGCCGCGATTTTTTTCAGCAGGATGACGTGGCTTTTTAAGGTCATCACCGGCTCCAGCGGAAAGGGATGTGGTATAAAGTCGGACGGGTAAGCGCCATACATGCCGACCCCAAGGCGCACCAGATCGTAATGACTTTGCGGAAAGCGGAAAATCGCCGCTGTATTGGCGATATGTAAAAGCGGGATCGTCACACCAGCTGCTCTGAGAGTGGCCGTGAACGCCTGGAAGCGCTGCAACTGCCGCAAAGCAGGCGCCGCGTTTTCTTCTTCCGCCGCCGCGAAATGACTGAACAGACCTTGCAGCTGTAAATTCGGATATTGACTCAATTTCAAGGCGAACGCAACGCCGTCCGCGTTGTCCTCAACACCGATACGGCTCATCCCGGTATCCACTTTCAGATGAACCGGGATGATTTTACCGGCAGCAAAGGCCGCTTCCTGCAATTTATTCGCCAAATCAAGCGAAAAGACACAAACCGTAATATCATCGCGCGCCACCTGCCAGGCCGCTTCCGGAGCGACGTATCCAAGCACCAGAACCGGCGCCTGAATCCCGCCGTGCCGCAGGAGAATCGCTTCTTCTACGGTAGCCACGCCGAACAGATCGGCTCCGGCTGCCAGCGCCGCATATGCCGTCTGCAGCGCCCCATGCCCGTAAGCATCCGCTTTGATCACCGCCATCAATTGACAGCGCTTTGACAGCAGCGATTTGACCCTGATGACATTTTGTGCTAAAGCAACCAAATCGATTTCTGCCCAGGTTGGGCGCATGGAACCTGCCTCCTTTGGCTGCTCTAGGAAAGCCGGCCGCTGTCTTGCGCTTCAGCCAGGGCTTCCACAAAAGCGACTGCCATTTCCTTGTCGTGGCTGATGCTGATCAGCCACTGCGTGATCCCTTTTTCCTCTGCCAGTTGCGCAGCGGCTCCGTTCAGAACCACTTGCGGCGCACCGGCCGTATTGTGCCGGATCTCAATATTTTTCCAGGTGATGCCCTGGATAAAACCGCTGCCCAGGGCCTTGGCAACTGCTTCCTTGGCCGCCCAGCGGCCTGCCAGGTGCTCGGCCGACAAAAGCAAGCCGTTGTCCTGCCAGGTTTCCCATTCGGCTTCGGACAAAACCTGGCGGACGAATTTCTCCTGTAATTTTGCTAAAGCCGCTGCCACGCGGGCAACCGAAACATAGTCGACACCAACCGCTGCAACACAACGTCCCGGTGATCCGCGGTAGACCAAATTCTGGCTGACTGCCAGAGACTGCATGGGCTTTTCATTGTCGTTCAAGATAACTACACCCCGATTTTACGGCATCTCAACGCCAAAAACATGGGGAATTCACTGCGGGCTTGGTCCAAAGCCGCTTTTTTAGCGCTTTCCTGTTCTTTTTTATGGCTGACCCATTCTTCACAGTGTTCCACCAACAGACCGGCATTGCCTAAGGTATTGATATAAGCCTGCAGCGGACGATGGAAATGAATCGTGCTGGCGCTTTCTGCACCGGCGGCTTCCTGACCCGGATGAGCGCTGATCCGCAGTTCTTCACTGCTCAGGTAACTCCAGAGGGTGCGAACCTGACGCTGATCTTTCTGCTGCCACTGCCAGTCGCTGCGCTGCGGGATACGGAAACAAGGATGCATCATCACCACGATCAGCACACCACCCGGTTTCAGCAGCTGATAGGTTGCCTGCCAAACAGCGCTCAAGGGGCTCATATTCTGAATGGAAAGCACACTGGTCACGGCATCAAAGCTGCCGGCTTGCAGCCCCAAACGCAGACGCCCGTTTTCATCGATTAAGTTGGTGACATCGCCCTGCAAATAAGTAACCTGTTTAACGCCTTCCCGTTGATAGGTTTTGGCCAATTCCAACAGATCCGCCGCTAAATCCACACCGGTTACTCTGGCGCCGGCGCCGGCCAACCGGCGGCATAACACACCCTGTCCGCAAGCCAGGTCCAGTATTTTTGTTTCTTCAAAGGAACCGCCGGTTTCTTTCAGCATCCGTTCTACTCCGGGCAGGATGACTCTCTGGTGATACTCGCTGCCCTGTTGACCAACCAGAGAATTATACCAGCCGGCTACATCCTGCCAGTCTGTGCTGACCGGCATTTCCGGTTGCAGCGCGGGCTGCGCCGGCCGGATGAGTTTCTTTGGCTGCACACGCACAGGGTAAAGTTTACGAACCCGTCCGGAACGAGCCGTTTCTTTGAATTGTCCTGACGGGAAAGCCGCCTTGCGCTCCGAACCGCCTTCACTGCGCGAAACAATCGGCTTTTCACCGTATGGTTTCTTGGCGTAACCGCCTTCACTGCGTTGGACTTTGAATGGAGCAGAGTGTTTTTTGATCGGACTCTTATTTTCTGCTGCATTCTCTTCTGTGAAGGTCGCCGGTTTTGCACCATATGGTCTTTTCGCAAAACTATCCTCACCGTGTTTCAGCGCAGAAGATGCATTTTGATGCTGGTTGCCGTCACTTCCACCGCCGCGCTTGCCGGTGGAAATTGGTTTTCTGTATGTCGGTGCGGCTTTTGCTCTGCTGTTCCGATTCTTGTTTCTTTCATTCTTCATTGTATACGCTCCGTTTTTCTTTCATTTTTAAAAAATATGCACCAGGTTCATAGACAGGCAAACCTTTCATTCCTGCATTTTGCTTATTATAATAAATTCGGCTTTGCCTGACCGGATCCCTGCATTTTCTTAAAACCGGCTGCGGATTTCTCTTTTTACAGAATTGTCAAAGATTCATCATACAAAATACTTAAATTGCAGGCAGGTCTGACAGGTAATAAGCACGAACTATTATAATTAGAATCTTTTTGTCCCTCAATATTATGAAAGGATCATGAATATGAAAAAACCCTTAAAAAACCCGCCTCCAAAACCCAAAAAATCACTGATGTTTTATTACGCGATCGTGCTGGCGGCGATTTTTATCTTTAATACGATCATCATTCCTTTGATGATGGAAGCGAAAGTAGAGACCATCGAATACAGTACTTTCCTGGACATGCTGACCGAAGATAAAATTGAAACCGTTGTTCTGGAAGATACGCGGATCTACATCATCGGAAAAGCAGATGCCAACGGTATAAAACCGCAATATGAAACCGGATATATCTACGATCCAAATCTGGTCGATCGACTTTCCGCCATCGACGGGATCAACTTTTACAGTGAGATTCCGGAACAGCTCTCTCCTTTCCTGGAATTTATCATTACTTGGATTCTGCCGATTGGAATCTTTGTTGTCCTTGGTCAGCTGCTCTCCAGGCAAATGGCAAAAAGGATGGGCGGCGGCGCGATGTCGTTTGGTAAAAGCAATGCCAAGATCTATGTGGAAGCGCAGACCGGCAAAACCTTTGCCGATGTTGCCGGTCAGGAAGAAGCCAAGGACTCCCTGCTGGAGGTGGTTGATTTCCTGCATAACCCAGCCAAATACAGCAATGTCGGTGCAAAAATCCCCAAAGGCGTCTTATTGGTCGGTCCGCCGGGGACCGGCAAAACCTTACTGGCCAAAGCGGTTGCCGGCGAAGCCGGCGTTCCCTTTTTCTCCATCACCGGCAGCGAATTCGTGGAAATGTTTGTGGGTATGGGCGCTGCCCGGGTGCGTGACTTATTCAAGCAAGCGCAGGAAAAAGCTCCCTGTATCGTTTTCATTGACGAAATTGACACCATCGGCAAACGCCGTGACGCAGGCGGCATCGGCGGCAACGACGAACGCGAACAAACTCTCAATCAATTGCTTTCTGAAATGGACGGCTTTGATTCTTCCAAAGGTGTCATCATCCTGGCAGCCACCAACCGCCCGGAAGTACTCGACCGCGCCCTCTTGCGGCCGGGCCGTTTTGACCGCCGCATTCCGGTCGAACTGCCTGATCTGAAAGGACGCGAAGCCATTTTAAAAGTCCATATCAAGAGTGTCAAAGCCGAAGAAAATATCGATCTTGGCTCCATCGCACGCTCCACTCCCGGCGCCTCGGGGGCGGATCTAGCGAATATCATCAACGAAGCTGCGCTGCGCACCGTGCGCAACAATCGCCTGCTGGTCAATCAGCAGGACCTGGATGAAGCGGTCGAAACAACTTTGGCCGGGGAACAACGCAAAACAGCCGTGATTTCACCGAAAGAACGGCGTGTGATTGCCAGCCACGAAATCGGGCATGCCCTGGTTGCCGCTTTTGCCGACAAAGAACAGTTGGTGCACAAGATCACCATCGTTCCCCGTACCTCCGGTGCTCTGGGTTACACCATGCAGCTTGCCGAAGAAGAACACGTACTCTTATCGCGCAGCGATACCTTAGCCCGCATCACGGTCCTGACTGCCGGCCGGGCTGCCGAAGAAATTTGTTTCAATGAAATCACTTCCGGAGCTGCCAATGATATTGAGCAGGCAACCCGTCTGGCACGCGCCATGGTTACTCGTCTTGGTATGAGCGATAATTTCGATATGATGATGTTGGAAACCATCAACAATGCCTATCTGAGCGGTGATGCTTCTCTCGTCTGCGCCAATGACACCGCAACGATCGTGGATCAGGAAGTCTTGCAGATCATCCGCAGCTGTCATGCCAAAGCCAAAGAAATTCTGCTGCAGAACCGCAATATGCTGAATGAATTGACCGAATATTTACTGGAGAAAGAAACCATTACCGGGAAAGAGTTCCTGGAAAAAATGGAAGGCCATAAAGCCAAATCTGCCGAATCTGCCGCCATGCCAGAGACTGTGCCTGCAGCCTCTGAAAACCAAACAGTCGAGTCTGTGCTGCCTGACGCTACAGCGGAAGTTCCCGCTGCGGCAGCCGATCCGATTGCCGAACCTCCAAAGGCAGACATAAAGGATCCCGAATAAAAAATCAATGAGACAGCATCCTCTCAGACCGATCAGAGCATTCAAAAACGGAACCGCTTCTCCAAAGGGAGAACGGTTCCGTTTTCTTTTGATCTTTCTATCTTATGGCATGGCTGAATCCACGTGCGGACTCTTTATTGGAAAAGCGTCAGATAAACGCCGGCGGCCACTGCCGTCCCGATTACACCGGCTACGTTCGGTCCCATGGCATGCATGAGTAACCAGTTGGAACGATTGGCTTTTTGCCCTTCAATTTGGGAAACCCGGGCAGCCATCGGCACGGCGGAAACTCCGGCGGAGCCGATCAACGGATTGACTTTGCCGCCGCTGGCCACACACATCAGTTTGCCGATCAGCAAGCCGCCTACGGTGCTGACCATGAAAGCAACCAGGCCCAAAGCGATGATTTTTAAAGTCTCCGGCTGCAGGAAGCGCTCGCCGACCGAAGTTGCGCCAACCGTTGTGCCCAAGAAAATGGTGACGATGTTGCACAAATCATTCTGAGCGGTATTGGAAAGGCGTTCTGTCACACCGGACTCCCGGAGGAGGTTCCCCATCATCAGCATCCCGATCAGAGGAGCGACGGAAGGAAGCAGGAGTGTGCAGAAAATAGTGACGATGATTGGGAAACAGACTTTTTCGGTTTTGGAAACTTTGCGCATCTGTTCCATTTTAATTTCGCGCTCTTTTTTCGTCGTCAAAAGCCGCATAATCGGCGGTTGAATCAACGGGATCAGGGCCATATAAGAATAAGCCGCAATGGCAATCGGGGCCAGCAGATGCGGCGCCAGTTTGGATGCAAGGTAAATGGCCGTCGGACCGTCGGCACCGCCGATAATGCCGATCGAAGCCGCTTCGCCGGGATTAAAGCCTAGCACAGTGGCAATCAGGAAAGCCACCACCACGCCCAATTGGGCGCCGGCTCCCATCAGCAAACTGCTGGGGCGCGCGATCAAAGGGCCGAAATCCGTCATGGCGCCGATGCCCAGGAAGATCAGAGAAGGGTAAATATCCAATTCCACCCCTTGATATAAGTAATATAGCAGACCGCCAATTGGGGAAGCGGCGGACGGAGGATTCATAATTCCGGTTAACGGCAGATTGGCCAGCAACATGCCAAAAGCAATGGGGAGCAGCAGCAGCGGTTCAAATTTTTTCCCGATCGCCAGATAGATCAGCACACAGGCGATCACAATCATCAGTATAGAGCGCCAGGT
This window of the Negativicutes bacterium genome carries:
- the ftsH gene encoding ATP-dependent zinc metalloprotease FtsH; amino-acid sequence: MKKPLKNPPPKPKKSLMFYYAIVLAAIFIFNTIIIPLMMEAKVETIEYSTFLDMLTEDKIETVVLEDTRIYIIGKADANGIKPQYETGYIYDPNLVDRLSAIDGINFYSEIPEQLSPFLEFIITWILPIGIFVVLGQLLSRQMAKRMGGGAMSFGKSNAKIYVEAQTGKTFADVAGQEEAKDSLLEVVDFLHNPAKYSNVGAKIPKGVLLVGPPGTGKTLLAKAVAGEAGVPFFSITGSEFVEMFVGMGAARVRDLFKQAQEKAPCIVFIDEIDTIGKRRDAGGIGGNDEREQTLNQLLSEMDGFDSSKGVIILAATNRPEVLDRALLRPGRFDRRIPVELPDLKGREAILKVHIKSVKAEENIDLGSIARSTPGASGADLANIINEAALRTVRNNRLLVNQQDLDEAVETTLAGEQRKTAVISPKERRVIASHEIGHALVAAFADKEQLVHKITIVPRTSGALGYTMQLAEEEHVLLSRSDTLARITVLTAGRAAEEICFNEITSGAANDIEQATRLARAMVTRLGMSDNFDMMMLETINNAYLSGDASLVCANDTATIVDQEVLQIIRSCHAKAKEILLQNRNMLNELTEYLLEKETITGKEFLEKMEGHKAKSAESAAMPETVPAASENQTVESVLPDATAEVPAAAADPIAEPPKADIKDPE
- a CDS encoding sodium ion-translocating decarboxylase subunit beta; this encodes MFLESLLQILQNSGFAALTWRSILMIVIACVLIYLAIGKKFEPLLLLPIAFGMLLANLPLTGIMNPPSAASPIGGLLYYLYQGVELDIYPSLIFLGIGAMTDFGPLIARPSSLLMGAGAQLGVVVAFLIATVLGFNPGEAASIGIIGGADGPTAIYLASKLAPHLLAPIAIAAYSYMALIPLIQPPIMRLLTTKKEREIKMEQMRKVSKTEKVCFPIIVTIFCTLLLPSVAPLIGMLMMGNLLRESGVTERLSNTAQNDLCNIVTIFLGTTVGATSVGERFLQPETLKIIALGLVAFMVSTVGGLLIGKLMCVASGGKVNPLIGSAGVSAVPMAARVSQIEGQKANRSNWLLMHAMGPNVAGVIGTAVAAGVYLTLFQ